aaatatcgaaattttcatattcatagaataatcaaaatttcgtgaatttttttaatacacatctacattttcttattctacatttcaaatttcttcattacctatttattaatttacatttttaatgCTCTTTCAATTAGAATTTTAACCTCATTAAAAATCCCATCTTTGCAACCCTTCAATTCCTTCattattccatattttttttcattgcgtCGCGGGGGTGGCAGCCACTCGGTTCACCGCGCGTAACGTCATCTACAGAGTAGGCATGCCAAGCGAGCAGCGCAAACGCTGAGTAGAGCGTCTCTGTGTGAGCAAAGAGCTCACCTTGCCTTGCTCTCTTCGCAAGCTCGGTTTCCAAGCTCGGCTCGACTCGGCTCGACTCGGCTCGACTCGGCTCGACTCGGCCGGCCGCCGGTTCATTCATGCTTTTCACCGTCGGTCGCGATAccacctcccccctccccttcccCTTCCCCTTCCACTTCCTCTCTCCCTTCACTCTCATCTCTTCCTCATTTCGGCCTGGGTCTTCGCGTCGGCGCGTCGCGTCGGTCGCGTCGACGTAGGTATCCGCTCCCACTCTAAggatctctctttctctctccatcCATCTCTCTTGACTTTGTTGCTTTCtctctattattattaaaattaatttagcCTTAGTTTGTTATTAttgcttctctttttttcttgtaatttatgCCTGTGGTCCTTAGAGAGTTATGTATACTACaggattctctctctctctctctctctctctctctctctctctctctctctctcttttacacTTTATTCTCTGtagttttattgtattttaattcactgtctattatttattgtatttcaTTTTACCTTAGTTTATTATCTACAGTTTCGATATTATAATGCTTGAGGTATTTTTTTGCCCTGGCTGTACACtgtctatttatttatttatttatttatttacttgtttttttttttttatttctatatacaTAATCAACAAATGGTAAGATTTAAACAGCGAATGagcaaaaatacaaaaatccgtttgaataaaatcaggtaTTGTAGATAAAAATGGAACGAATCTTTCCAgattttgaatagttttttaaataaagcaTCGATAATCTaagcttttgtttataatttcaagatttttcagttttctatttttaaagaTATCTTCATACATACCTCAGTAATCGTACAATTGGATAAACAATCTATGTACGACTACTTTGTtgttgaatcattttttattatcaactcTGCGatatttacagaaaaatgggtgataaacaaatgaatcgttttctaaaaaattcgtaaatcaTTCGCAATTTgttgaaaggaaagaaaaatgaaatactcTGGACAGTTAGTTTTTATATAGCTTCTTTCGTTAGAAAttccaataaatatttaagaaaGCTTTCAATCCTTCGAATGGTATTTAATAGCTTCAACGACTATAACGTAAATTTGTCAGGAACAAAACAATGAATTACTTCAAATTAAAGTATTAATATGCAGCATCGATTCATTTTCTACTCCAATAGGTTCGTAATTGATCGACCTACGTGTGACTAAAATTTAATGACCTACAGTCCTTTGTTGCTGTTATCATTAATGTGCACGAGGACTTTTCCAAACTGCTATGATGATgtgtaaaaagatttttagcaaaataaAGAGACAAAAACAATTTATCTAATTAAAGAAGTTGAGCTCAACGAGTATAGATCAAATCGATGAAACATCTTTATTGCAGAGATTACATTACGACTatgtcgacgacgacgataatgatgacgataataataattatacttaaTTGAAGAGgtcaataatataattttgccTCTATAAACTGGATTTGAAACACCTGTCGATAATGATTTTCcaaattctttctttgatatatGTTTACAGTTATTATGCAGTTTTCTAATGTGATCAATTAATCTGAGCTAATGAAATTCGCGCGCGTATACacgttataattaatttatatttcaattctaTTCTATTTCATTCTGTCCATCAAAAAGAACGTCATATCACCTTTTATCTATTCAGTTATTCAAATGAATGTAATCGTTGCGTTGTTGCTTTGTGATGAAGAATGTGGTACAAATTGCCAATTTATTTGTAACACTTTAATCGCCCCTCGTACTCATTCAATTCGAACAGCTATTGCATTTTATTATGAGATGTACAATAGTTGAAAGTATAAGAGCTCAATGCATTGATGCGGTCCATAATCTAGAAGCATAAaagcattttcaaattcaattttacactatgtttgataatttttttttcttttttttttttcacttaccaCCTTTATGCTGGGAATATACACCTATTTGTCTGATATCTTTCCTGAAACTTTGTCAATCCCccaaaaagtgttttttttacaacttctttgaaaaaaaaaacatcatttctttttccaaattacTCAAActcattcatttcattttctgatGCAAGTTCAAATTACTTGATTCAAATCAGGTTCAGTCGAATATAGTAAATTTATTTAGAGCAACTTATAATTTGCAACCAAGATGTGAATGTTATCGTTTGccaataaaaatgatgaactgatttattttattcataaataattttaattttgcgaAACGGGCTTCGTCCTATTAGTCTGCTGTAAATATGAACGATACTAATGTTAATTTTCCGTATCTCTGGAAATTATTTGCTTGCACGTTGCCAATGagaaataatattgttattgataataatcttCTTATATgtaaggaataaaattttctaacaaagattgaaataattttcaggcaCTGGTGAGTCGGGTAAATCTACATTCATCAAACAGATGAGAATCATTCACGGTTCTGGATACTCGGACGAAGACAAACGAGGGTTTATTAAGCTGGTTTACCAAAATATATTCATGGCTATGCAGTCAATGATCCGAGCCATGGATCTGCTCAAGATCCAATACGCAGAATCTTCAAATATAGTAAGTAACGTAGCTGCTTGAAAACTCTGTTTACGCACTTGAGTATGCTATCCATGTCGTAGGCAGCGGTTGAATATGATCAAAGAAAAACACTCGACAAATGCAAATCGTTGCCACTTCTCAGGTTGTCGTCAATGCAACTCAAATTGTGGGCAAATAAGCGATTCTACTAGGAACTGAAACCGTTTGCTAATTactattcatttttgtttaatttaggAGAAAGCAGAGCTTATACGAAGCGTAGATTTTGAAACAGTAACGACATTTGAAAGCCCATATGTAGAAGCGATAAAAGACTTGTGGGCAGAGGCTGGGATTCAGGAATGTTACGACCGTCGACGAGAATACCAGCTTACAGACTCTGCGAAATAGTGAGTATCGCTATCAATGAAATTCATTACAAGTAGAAATAACTTGTGTATGAATAAGTTTTATCCGTACAagttacaaaattaaatgCTTTTTCTTACAGGCTTAAATAGATTACCGTAGCTTGAAATGTCGTTAAGCATCTTATCATAAGAAGTATATTATTTTAACAAGCAAAAAGTCATTACTTGTTACGTTAAACATCATTTTTCACTAATCTCTACACaggttttcaaatattcacgGTCTATTACCTTGGCgatgtctttttttctttctttctttttttttctttacaatcgGACGGAAGGAATACCACGAATTCCAGACATGCCCCGGATTCCAATGTAATAGAATATTTACAATGCCCTAATAATgttgcttcttttttcttatctctctctttctttataCACCGTGACGCACATATCTCAAAAGCTTCATACAAAAGTAGTGCTAACAACGAGAGagcgagggagagagagagaggggagaaagagagagagaaatgtcCAACTCGCATGGtaacaagataaaaaattctatccaCAAATAACTGGATTCAGGTGTAATGCAGAACGATTATATCTTTGATTACAAATGGCATGGTTAGTGATAGCAATATAATCTCTCCGACTTTGATTACTCTCTGACCACAACACAGCCGATGCAATTGAGACGAATACCTTCAGTACCGCACAATGCTGTTTGCTGTAATTCGTAAAAATCGTATCTCGTGTTACGAGTCATCTTGTttccgtaatttttcttttttcttttgctattTTCCCCCttgtttattgatttattataatttacagcATATGAAAACGACATGCccgagaaaaagttttcaaactttgttcTTCAGGAAACTGACGATCTTCGAAtctcatttttcaatctaGTATAAAATCTTATGTCGAACAGACTTGCGGGTATTGAGCGTTTGATGTTACAGCTACCTCATGGAGATAGACCGGGTCGCAGCGCCTAACTACCTACCAACGGAGCAGGACATTTTGCGCGTCAGAGTACCCACAACTGGTATTATTGAGTATCCGTTTGACTTGGAAGAGATCCGGTTTAGGTATGTCGGTATAACCAGTGGAGGAAGATCGTCGACAAGCTGCCTGCTGCCTGATGCCTgcgtcaattttttatctctgcaTTGTGTCTGCATTTATATTGACTTGATTGTTACTAATTGTTGGTTTTATcgtcgttgttattattgttattattattagtattattactGTTCGATTTTGTCCCTTTTCGTTCTTTGATTCTCGTTGTTTACATTGCATCCGAATAATTGTATCACAGGCATTGTCTAAACTCCTTTTACAGTTTGTTCGGCGATAACATTCGTTGAAGAAGGTTTCTTTTTCCGTGTTTAGAAATGGCGTTCTTTTGTTCCGTTAGTCTGGTTAATCGTTGGATCGATTCTATCtgaaatcaatatttcattcaCATTTTCTCTGGCACAGATCCCAATGGACTTTGCAATGTTATGGTAATATCCTgttgtaatgatttttttattaggaAAAAGTTGAAGCGAGAGGAGGAGCATGCGTTGGAATTGTAATACTGCGCCACCGAAATTAATCACGTTAtgtttccttgttttttttttcctctttgtattttgttgttgttgttgatgttgttTTATATTTGCATGGCATGCACTATCAACACTGTTGGCTTGGTTTGTTTTGCAGTTATCTTAGCGATCTCGAACGTATAGAAAAGCCTGACTACCTACCAACGGAGCAGGATATTCTCAGGGCTCGAGCTCCGACTACTGGAATAATTGAGTATCCCTTCGATTTGGACTCCATCATATTTAGGTACACTAACATCTCCATTATATTAAATAAGGAGTTATTTATTCTCCATTTTCTCTCCTTGAACTTTCAATGTCAATCCAATGAATTGACAAAACACCGGGGTAAATAGAAATTATagatttccttctttttctcttcacatCTTGTCACGTCACATTCTTTACGGTATTCTTATATATCGGCATTCATCAAAGCTTTTCTCTCATCATAATCACAAAGGTTGTGCTACGAGTAATTCAATCTGTCGCATTTCAATATTCCGTTAAATTCGAAcaattactttattttcacttttcttttaaGATGAGTTTGCGATGTTTCATTAACATTTACAAGTTTCATGTTACGATTATAGACATtgatttatatgaaaaaactacgtttttttaaaactaaacTCGTTTTAATCATTTCTGGATGATCTACAGTTTATCCCTGAATGGTATTttgtcgtattttttttttcgtctgtaTTTGTTGTACGTTGTAATACACATACaattatatgtacacatataaaGCATGGCGTGGTATGCATTAGTAGACCAATagtgattataattaatacatCGGTGTTGAATTGCTTATTGATACAATCGGTTGAGTAATATTCTAATGTCGGTGGCTTATTTAttggtatgtttttttttcaatcctgtTCTCCATCTCACGACGTGGTTTTTGCTTGATTCTACCGTTATTCATTGttgtattttctcttttttttttttttgctatcaaagaaataattgattataCTTTCGAGCACTTGCTTTAGTTGTATGTAGTTTTCTCTGAAGTTGTGAACAGCatgcaaatttttcgaatgatGAATATTGcccaaaatttcatttgcattATCGTGCGTACATGTACACATGTTAAGATTAAATTACAGctaagaagaaattttttcttttttcttttaatgtaGAGTCTGTCGAAAGTTATTGTCATTTTGCACATTGGTTTTTATAGTAAATACTTTACTTTATCAGATCGAATATTTGCGTTTCAATGTTATGATAACGCTATTTTTGCAATCATCAATTCCTGAATTATTAAAACATCTATCAAGAATTTAAAACTGCCAGTCGACATAGCAATGCTAAAATAAAGGCATGCAACACGTACGCGTTGCTTTGCcttatgtataattaattaactagCTTTTTTCTCAATACCAAGTTGAAATACATTACTAAGTTGAAATTGTGAACGTTTGTCTGCAGGATGGTAGACGTCGGGGGACAGAGatctgaaagaagaaaatggatTCATTGTTTCGAAAACGTCACTTCCATTATATTTTTAGTAGCTCTAAGTGAATatgatcaaattttatttgaatctgAAAACGAGGTGAGTAACTTGATATAAGTTTAATCTAATTTTTATGTACCAATTAAGTTAACTACACACATGCAACTTTGTGGCATTaacttttcacaaaattaaagaatttACAGACTACGTTTGAATCTACGTAAATTGAAATCCGGAGAAAGTATTAGTCTGAAAGATTGGTTGACGAGTAATATTGTTTTTGCAACCAGTAATCAGTCATAATATGTACTTTTATTTACAGAATCGCATGGAGGAGAGCAAGGCGTTGTTCAAAACGATCATAACATATCCGTGGTTTCAACACTCCTCTGTTATTCTGTTCCTAAACAAAAAAGATCTTCTTGAGGAGAAGATTTTGTACTCTCATCTCGTCGACTACTTTCCAGAATACGAAGGTGAGCGCAATTATTGATCCCTGAATATTCCTTTAATTGGAGACgattaaacaaaaagaaaccTCTGGTCAACTAAATAGATTTCTTTCAGAAACAAATATAGCGTTTGCGTATCTTCAATCGCATAATAATTAGGCTTCAGCCATACTACTTAATTTCAATTACGCCTACTggtataaattcaatttttcaatctagACCACGTTCTGATAGTCTGCAGTCATGATCGTTTTCTACAACTTTATTCAATAGCTCGTGTCTTTGAATcaatgaaacgatttttcactaaaaattaGCGACAAACATATTTAGAGCTAATATTTCTGGTCATTTTAATCTTTGTTCGCAAGATAAGGTGAATGTTgaggaaaggaaaattttttctcaccttcGTAGACTCAGTTGGGCATTGATCTATGTAGTTAAATATAATCATTCATAAACTTGGGTAGCTTAGTCGTGTAACGTTAAcatggaaagagaaaaattgtttcgttGTGTTAAAAGAATAAGTTTTGTGGGATAGGGCCTAAAATGGATCACGTACCGGCCAGGGAATTCATCTTAAAGGTGTACCTCAGTTCTAATCCAGACCCTGACCGCATGTGCTACTCTCACTTCACTGCAGCAACAGGTCTGTTTCTAAACTCTCCTCGCTCAGTGAGAGCTGGTCTGATCTTTGCAACCCTTTTGTGCTGCTAGCAATCTTGATagttggtaaaaatatttgaagaaaaaaatcctctTACCTCTTACTATAATGACAATGATAATTTCTTCTTAtcattctcatttttatcTGCAATAATAGTAAAACCAAATAGAAATCACGTCGAGAATCCCAATGTATTGCTTACTTCGCTGTTTCAAGAGATGCTTTTCGATACATACAATTCTCAAACTTCTAAACGTCGATAAGTTTCTTCGTCGATAAATTATTGCTGccaaattttgataatcatAAGTATTTTCAGGCCTGGTAAGAAGTAACTTTTTAAATAGAATTGAAATATGATGCTcaagtatttttctttattaaagAATCTGAttttgtcggtaattttttggCCAATAAtctataaagaagaaaaacagtaACACATCGATAAAgtaaaaactcataatttgaATCCTTTTGagcaatttaattttcaaaatttttgttttcgagaTGCTTAGaagaaacattttcaaatttttattttacagttcTTCGTACAACGAATATAGCAATAAATATTGTGGAATCTGACAAACTTTCCTGATGCTCCAGTTGTGGTatcgtaattgaaaattgaccCTTAGTGCAAAATCCTTAGGTGAAAGAGCGACCCTGTAATCTCGTGTTGTtacataacatttttttttatttttcaatccatcacttcaatttttttatctaggAGATATTTGAATAACACAAATCAGCTggggaattttttaatttaggtGAAGCTGACTtgaatgtgtgtatatatatattatatatatatttcgtaacACGTTGTTAAAAAAACTTCCTTCTTTGAAACATAGTGTTTTGAATACTAACATTGATATGTTTTATTTGCCACTGAAATTCATGTTACACAAGTTTCGATGTGTATAGTGTCAGGCAGCGAAGTATGTTACCGATATCATGTGTACGTGCAGCTAAAGTTTTTCACTATATGCgatgattataaaaatttcgacgaatttttatttattccattAACAAGAGCCCgactgtatataaatattatacaagacATTTTTACAGGTGAATATTCATACCTCATGTCTTTTTTACCTTagggaaaaattgaatcgacTTGTATAACTTgtcaaataatattacaaatcATAGAACCGAATGGTTTCCAACTATTGCGTAATCAAGCAAGCTACTTACAGGTCAGTTGGAAGGCTTCGCTGACCTCTATAAACGTTAATTCGATAAGTTGTCCTTCCCTATTATATTGGATTTACTTAACAAGTTCTTGCGCATCGAAATATGTACAATGCACAATATCAATTTGACGTATTTATCACTTACTGAAATATTGCTGTGTTGTTAGATTCTTCAATTATACCGCCGTTGTacaatttgttcatttttgtcTGCCTTATTTTCCATCGAcgtagaaaacgaaaaaaatgacaattaaATTATCAGATAATTAAATTAGCAGCTCAAACCTCTAAGTCTTtggtataaagaaaaaaaaaaaaaaaaggtgattaCAGAAAGCTGCATATCCCCAGTAACTCTGACCTGTAGTAATGCCACTCCGAACGCTTCCTATTATCCACAGGCCCACAAAAAGAGGCTACATCAGCTAGAGAATTCATTCTCAGGATGTTTGTTGACCTTAATCCTGATGCGGAGAAGATTATTTATTCCCATTTCACATGCGCAACAGGTAAGTTACACCCGCTCCGCCAATTCCTGCTTGACCATTTACGCCGCATGCCTATTTAATGTATTCTTATTTCCTCTTTAATCGTGCtttcgtattatattatatagttatatgtGTCTTGTTTAACTACGTTAAACTGTccgatcagaaaaaaagtatttccaTAAGAGTAGTATTTTCtgccatttttttgtttcaattgaaatacttgtttaattttgataatttcctACTAACGTGTTTCTGTATGTGTATTGTGTTGCATGCTGCATACACGGGCCTGGTGAACAGATACAGAGAACATCAAGCTTGTCTTTTGCGCCGTGAAGGATACGATAATGCAAAGTGCTCTGAAGGAGTTTAATCTTGCGTAAATCGATCGTCGTAATTcgttttttca
This portion of the Diprion similis isolate iyDipSimi1 chromosome 7, iyDipSimi1.1, whole genome shotgun sequence genome encodes:
- the LOC124407847 gene encoding G protein alpha q subunit isoform X1, whose product is MACCLSEEAKEQKRINQEIERQLRRDKRDARRELKLLLLGTGESGKSTFIKQMRIIHGSGYSDEDKRGFIKLVYQNIFMAMQSMIRAMDLLKIQYAESSNIEKAELIRSVDFETVTTFESPYVEAIKDLWAEAGIQECYDRRREYQLTDSAKYYLSDLERIEKPDYLPTEQDILRARAPTTGIIEYPFDLDSIIFRMVDVGGQRSERRKWIHCFENVTSIIFLVALSEYDQILFESENENRMEESKALFKTIITYPWFQHSSVILFLNKKDLLEEKILYSHLVDYFPEYEGPKMDHVPAREFILKVYLSSNPDPDRMCYSHFTAATDTENIKLVFCAVKDTIMQSALKEFNLA
- the LOC124407847 gene encoding guanine nucleotide-binding protein G(q) subunit alpha isoform X6, producing the protein MACCLSEEAKEQKRINQEIERQLRRDKRDARRELKLLLLGTGESGKSTFIKQMRIIHGSGYSDEDKRGFIKLVYQNIFMAMQSMIRAMDLLKIQYAESSNIEKAELIRSVDFETVTTFESPYVEAIKDLWAEAGIQECYDRRREYQLTDSAKYYLMEIDRVAAPNYLPTEQDILRVRVPTTGIIEYPFDLEEIRFSYLSDLERIEKPDYLPTEQDILRARAPTTGIIEYPFDLDSIIFRMVDVGGQRSERRKWIHCFENVTSIIFLVALSEYDQILFESENENRMEESKALFKTIITYPWFQHSSVILFLNKKDLLEEKILYSHLVDYFPEYEGPQKEATSAREFILRMFVDLNPDAEKIIYSHFTCATDTENIKLVFCAVKDTIMQSALKEFNLA
- the LOC124407847 gene encoding guanine nucleotide-binding protein G(q) subunit alpha isoform X5 codes for the protein MACCLSEEAKEQKRINQEIERQLRRDKRDARRELKLLLLGTGESGKSTFIKQMRIIHGSGYSDEDKRGFIKLVYQNIFMAMQSMIRAMDLLKIQYAESSNIEKAELIRSVDFETVTTFESPYVEAIKDLWAEAGIQECYDRRREYQLTDSAKYYLMEIDRVAAPNYLPTEQDILRVRVPTTGIIEYPFDLEEIRFSYLSDLERIEKPDYLPTEQDILRARAPTTGIIEYPFDLDSIIFRMVDVGGQRSERRKWIHCFENVTSIIFLVALSEYDQILFESENENRMEESKALFKTIITYPWFQHSSVILFLNKKDLLEEKILYSHLVDYFPEYEGPQKEATSAREFILRMFVDLNPDAEKIIYSHFTCATDTENIRFVFAAVKDTILQSNLKEYNLV
- the LOC124407847 gene encoding guanine nucleotide-binding protein G(q) subunit alpha isoform X4 — encoded protein: MACCLSEEAKEQKRINQEIERQLRRDKRDARRELKLLLLGTGESGKSTFIKQMRIIHGSGYSDEDKRGFIKLVYQNIFMAMQSMIRAMDLLKIQYAESSNIEKAELIRSVDFETVTTFESPYVEAIKDLWAEAGIQECYDRRREYQLTDSAKYYLMEIDRVAAPNYLPTEQDILRVRVPTTGIIEYPFDLEEIRFRMVDVGGQRSERRKWIHCFENVTSIIFLVALSEYDQILFESENENRMEESKALFKTIITYPWFQHSSVILFLNKKDLLEEKILYSHLVDYFPEYEGPQKEATSAREFILRMFVDLNPDAEKIIYSHFTCATDTENIRFVFAAVKDTILQSNLKEYNLV
- the LOC124407847 gene encoding G protein alpha q subunit isoform X3; this encodes MACCLSEEAKEQKRINQEIERQLRRDKRDARRELKLLLLGTGESGKSTFIKQMRIIHGSGYSDEDKRGFIKLVYQNIFMAMQSMIRAMDLLKIQYAESSNIEKAELIRSVDFETVTTFESPYVEAIKDLWAEAGIQECYDRRREYQLTDSAKYYLMEIDRVAAPNYLPTEQDILRVRVPTTGIIEYPFDLEEIRFRMVDVGGQRSERRKWIHCFENVTSIIFLVALSEYDQILFESENENRMEESKALFKTIITYPWFQHSSVILFLNKKDLLEEKILYSHLVDYFPEYEGPKMDHVPAREFILKVYLSSNPDPDRMCYSHFTAATDTENIKLVFCAVKDTIMQSALKEFNLA
- the LOC124407847 gene encoding guanine nucleotide-binding protein G(q) subunit alpha isoform X2, whose product is MACCLSEEAKEQKRINQEIERQLRRDKRDARRELKLLLLGTGESGKSTFIKQMRIIHGSGYSDEDKRGFIKLVYQNIFMAMQSMIRAMDLLKIQYAESSNIEKAELIRSVDFETVTTFESPYVEAIKDLWAEAGIQECYDRRREYQLTDSAKYYLSDLERIEKPDYLPTEQDILRARAPTTGIIEYPFDLDSIIFRMVDVGGQRSERRKWIHCFENVTSIIFLVALSEYDQILFESENENRMEESKALFKTIITYPWFQHSSVILFLNKKDLLEEKILYSHLVDYFPEYEGPQKEATSAREFILRMFVDLNPDAEKIIYSHFTCATDTENIRFVFAAVKDTILQSNLKEYNLV